A genome region from Brassica oleracea var. oleracea cultivar TO1000 chromosome C2, BOL, whole genome shotgun sequence includes the following:
- the LOC106323589 gene encoding uncharacterized protein LOC106323589 — protein sequence MWLIKVSLSKTNDDFPSDISFWIKIHGLPLHYWTDGALHAIGSDLGVVETKDVDQGRVRVRINGLKPLEMQLDITLPSSGTKKVELHYEKLEKHCFLCHSLSHEESECSQRNAPAVNRTSSRGINHAQTIESLESYRRARDDRKIERGRFVEASRREADYHRRRSDIH from the coding sequence ATGTGGTTAATAAAAGTTTCTTTATCCAAGACTAACGATGATTTCCCATCTGACATTTCGTTCTGGATAAAGATTCATGGTCTCCCCCTTCACTATTGGACCGACGGAGCTCTTCACGCTATTGGATCGGATCTTGGAGTGGTGGAAACTAAAGACGTCGACCAAGGGAGAGTTAGAGTCCGTATCAATGGTTTGAAACCACTTGAGATGCAACTGGACATCACACTCCCTTCTAGTGGAACAAAGAAAGTCGAACTCCATTATGAAAAATTAGAAAAACATTGTTTCTTATGTCATTCCCTCTCTCATGAGGAATCTGAGTGCTCCCAAAGAAATGCCCCAGCTGTGAATCGAACCTCAAGCAGAGGAATCAACCACGCCCAAACCATTGAGAGCCTTGAATCCTATCGAAGGGCTAGAGATGACAGGAAAATAGAAAGAGGCAGATTTGTTGAAGCCTCGCGCAGGGAAGCGGATTACCACCGTCGAAGATCTGATATCCACTAG
- the LOC106325954 gene encoding transcription factor TCP12-like, whose product MFPSIDTNGHDLFDPFNLHEATMFPSFTTHILSPSSHHHYPFPSFPSSSDFLDESVLISQFLLQQQADVDSPRKLCKELEQEKKNEEWVDGTTTEKVSPRRTGKKRDRHSKICTAQGPRDRRMRLSLQIARKFFDLQDMLGFDKASKTIEWLISKSKASIKQVKESAAASGNHEHLQVSDNVNDETQKVSKGRTKRVDDSCKKKQSREKARERARERTMTKMKMRLSGPIDTSKTFADPNQESRKTKITGGAQVEGENLEQERSIIEKFLGLTSESSSSTIFGDSEESYTSLGSIRETVSTAGMVIPREHNTTSTASVDEERNPISTFSLYDYLCY is encoded by the exons ATGTTTCCTTCAATAGACACCAATGGCCATGACCTCTTTGATCCCTTCAATCTCCATGAAGCAACCATGTTTCCTTCTTTCACTACTCATATCCTAAGCCCTAGTTCTCACCATCATTACCCTTTTCCTTCTTTTCCTTCCTCTTCAGATTTTCTTGATGAATCTGTCTTGATAAGCCAATTCTTGTTACAACAGCAAGCTGATGTTGATTCTCCGAGAAAATTATGCAAGGAGCTTGAGCAAGAAAAAAAGAATGAGGAGTGGGTTGATGGAACCACCACAGAAAAGGTTTCACCAAGAAGAACTGGAAAGAAAAGGGACAGGCATAGTAAGATCTGCACCGCTCAAGGTCCTAGAGACAGGAGGATGAGACTGTCTCTCCAGATTGCTCGCAAATTCTTTGATCTTCAAGACATGTTGGGTTTCGACAAGGCGAGCAAGACCATTGAATGGCTTATCTCCAAATCAAAGGCCTCCATCAAACAAGTGAAAGAAAGTGCAGCAGCATCAGGAAACCATGAACATCTTCAGGTTAGTGACAATGTAAATGACGAGACACAGAAAGTCTCAAAGGGAAGAACAAAGAGGGTGGATGACTCTTGTAAGAAGAAACAGTCGAGAGAGAAAGCTAGAGAACGAGCAAGAGAGAGAACAATGACGAAGATGAAGATGAGATTATCAGGACCGATTGACACCTCGAAAACATTTGCAGATCCTAATCAAGAGTCAAGAAAGACTAAGATAACCGGTGGTGCACAAGTAGAAGGAGAAAACCTAGAACAAGAAAGGAGTATTATAGAGAAGTTTCTCGGACTAACCAGTGAGTCTAGCTCCTCTACCATCTTTGGAGACTCCGAGGAATCTTACACAAGTCTTGGCTCAATTAGAGAAACAGTTTCAACAGCAG GAATGGTGATACCAAGGGAACATAACACAACTTCAACAGCATCAGTAGATGAGGAGAGAAACCCTATTTCAACTTTTTCTCTATACGATTATCTCTGCTACTGA